In a genomic window of Halobiforma lacisalsi AJ5:
- a CDS encoding DUF7846 domain-containing protein — protein sequence MFDRLRRLLSRPIRSDRVDRSTLYAFCVAALAGAAVFVVATQLFPYHSSNDDEAVYLMQAAMLLEGQLELYVGDLADAFRPWFFVEDGGRLYPKYSPVPAAMYAATMAVFGEPRVTLALVAAGNAALTYALGSQVFDRRVGVVAAALFAASPLALLTSSVFLPYAPTTFLNLAFAVSYLRGVHTGRLRDAALAGVAIGLAFFARPYTAVLFAAPFIGHALWRVIGTLRREWDGTVAVRTLPNPVRRHAVTGLFGLAFVGLTLAYNARVTGSPLLFPYEAFAPLDGPGFGYREIQGHSIEYTPALALEANGYVLWYFATRWFVAGPIGTLAALAGLALALRRWTPPTPSLERTLDGDRTAGILLAALFVTVPLGNIAFWGNFNVLATMDDPTNGLISQFGPFYHFDLLAPLSIFAAFGFVAVWRRLRDAALRERIPGPTARTARRLALAVLVTSALVVGGVNAALLAEPVERNAAHTERYEAAYEPFEQRDVENALVFLPTPYGQWQGHPFQALRNDPGLDGEAVYALEADPEHDFAVLEAYPDRDYYRYDYRGEWTAGPDEPVIPKLEPLEVREGETLAGETVVGVPERVSRASIRLASNGSTAWQTVDDPDDSIAVDWELRAGAGNTTANGTTPAVASLDVPDDEDANPSVTLEETDEVVLTITLVQPDGGTFTYRQAATVRATDEGLAVVWPPERTGCRLVTECGREGTYLPDRPDGHPEWERFETRLEPVD from the coding sequence ATGTTCGATCGACTCCGTCGTCTCCTCTCGCGTCCGATCCGGAGCGACCGCGTCGATCGGTCCACCCTGTACGCGTTCTGTGTCGCCGCCCTCGCCGGCGCGGCCGTCTTCGTGGTCGCGACACAGCTGTTTCCCTACCACTCGAGCAACGACGACGAGGCGGTCTATCTCATGCAGGCCGCCATGCTACTCGAGGGGCAACTCGAGCTGTACGTCGGCGACCTCGCGGACGCGTTCCGGCCCTGGTTCTTCGTCGAGGACGGCGGTCGGCTCTACCCGAAGTACTCGCCGGTGCCCGCGGCGATGTACGCCGCCACGATGGCCGTTTTCGGCGAGCCCCGCGTGACGCTCGCGCTCGTCGCGGCGGGCAACGCCGCGCTCACGTACGCCCTGGGATCACAGGTCTTCGACCGACGGGTGGGCGTCGTCGCCGCCGCGCTCTTCGCGGCCTCCCCGCTGGCGCTTCTGACGTCGTCGGTCTTTCTCCCGTACGCGCCGACGACGTTCCTCAATCTCGCGTTCGCCGTCTCGTATCTGCGAGGCGTCCACACCGGGCGGCTCCGCGACGCGGCGCTCGCCGGCGTTGCGATCGGGCTGGCCTTCTTCGCCAGGCCCTACACCGCCGTCCTGTTCGCCGCGCCGTTCATCGGACACGCGCTGTGGCGGGTGATCGGCACGCTCCGGCGGGAGTGGGACGGCACGGTCGCGGTCCGGACGCTGCCGAACCCGGTCCGGCGACACGCCGTCACCGGGCTGTTCGGGCTGGCCTTCGTCGGCCTGACGCTCGCGTACAACGCCCGGGTGACCGGCTCGCCGCTGCTCTTTCCCTACGAGGCGTTCGCACCGCTGGACGGTCCCGGCTTCGGCTACCGCGAGATCCAGGGTCACTCGATCGAGTACACGCCGGCCCTGGCGCTCGAGGCCAACGGCTACGTCCTGTGGTACTTCGCGACCCGGTGGTTCGTCGCGGGGCCGATCGGGACGCTCGCGGCACTGGCCGGTCTCGCGCTCGCGCTGAGACGGTGGACGCCGCCGACGCCGAGCCTCGAGCGGACCCTCGACGGTGACCGAACGGCGGGCATCCTCCTGGCCGCCCTGTTCGTCACCGTTCCGCTCGGCAACATCGCGTTCTGGGGCAACTTCAACGTCCTCGCGACGATGGACGACCCGACGAACGGACTGATCTCGCAGTTCGGCCCCTTCTACCACTTCGACCTGCTCGCGCCGCTGTCGATCTTCGCCGCGTTCGGGTTCGTCGCGGTCTGGCGACGTCTCCGCGACGCTGCGCTTCGAGAGCGGATCCCGGGACCGACCGCGCGGACCGCCCGTCGCCTGGCGCTCGCCGTCCTCGTCACGAGTGCCCTCGTCGTCGGGGGCGTCAACGCCGCCCTGCTCGCCGAGCCGGTCGAGCGCAACGCGGCCCACACCGAGCGGTACGAGGCGGCTTACGAACCGTTCGAGCAGCGGGACGTCGAGAACGCACTCGTCTTCCTGCCGACGCCGTACGGCCAGTGGCAGGGCCACCCCTTCCAGGCGCTTCGCAACGATCCCGGCCTCGACGGCGAGGCCGTCTACGCGCTCGAGGCCGATCCCGAACACGATTTCGCGGTGCTCGAGGCCTACCCCGACCGGGACTATTACCGGTACGACTACCGCGGCGAGTGGACGGCCGGGCCGGACGAGCCCGTGATCCCGAAACTCGAGCCGCTCGAGGTCCGTGAGGGCGAGACCCTCGCCGGCGAGACCGTCGTCGGCGTCCCGGAGCGCGTCTCCCGGGCGTCGATTCGCCTCGCGAGCAACGGCTCGACGGCCTGGCAGACCGTGGACGATCCGGACGACTCGATCGCAGTCGACTGGGAACTTCGGGCCGGGGCGGGCAACACGACTGCCAACGGTACTACGCCCGCCGTCGCTTCCCTCGACGTGCCGGACGACGAAGATGCGAACCCGTCGGTGACGCTCGAGGAGACGGACGAGGTAGTCCTGACGATCACGCTCGTCCAGCCCGATGGGGGGACGTTCACCTACCGCCAGGCGGCGACGGTTCGGGCGACCGACGAGGGGCTCGCGGTCGTCTGGCCGCCCGAACGCACCGGCTGTCGACTGGTCACCGAGTGCGGGCGCGAGGGTACGTACCTGCCCGATCGGCCGGACGGCCACCCCGAGTGGGAGCGGTTCGAGACGCGACTCGAGCCGGTGGACTGA
- a CDS encoding dolichyl-phosphate hexose transferase: MGTYNEEEAIGTVLSDVEEITDGKAEVVCIDGSSDRTPEIAREHGATVIEQEPQGYGVAVRAAILEPDRPIVVTADCDDTYPMEQLPEFLELINRGYDVVSGDRLYHGAEAMPAFNRLGNHLFAAAASVLMGTRVHDTTTGMRAYRREVVESIEWTENTGLSAELLIRPLMRGYDIREHPIEYRERAGETKLDPIQGGLEIGRSIVKVALEERLRELPHRAD; this comes from the coding sequence ATGGGAACGTACAACGAGGAGGAAGCGATCGGCACGGTGCTGTCGGACGTCGAGGAGATCACGGACGGGAAAGCGGAGGTCGTCTGCATCGACGGCTCCTCGGACCGCACGCCCGAGATCGCCCGCGAGCACGGCGCGACCGTGATCGAACAGGAGCCCCAGGGGTACGGCGTCGCCGTCCGCGCGGCGATCCTCGAACCCGACCGGCCGATCGTCGTCACGGCCGACTGCGACGACACCTACCCGATGGAACAGCTTCCGGAGTTCCTCGAGCTGATCAACCGGGGGTACGACGTGGTCAGCGGCGACCGGCTCTACCACGGCGCGGAGGCGATGCCCGCGTTCAATCGGCTTGGCAACCACCTCTTCGCGGCGGCCGCGAGCGTCCTGATGGGGACCCGTGTGCACGACACCACGACGGGGATGCGCGCCTACCGCCGCGAGGTCGTCGAGTCGATCGAGTGGACCGAAAACACCGGTCTCTCGGCCGAGCTCCTGATCCGGCCGCTGATGCGCGGCTACGATATCCGCGAACACCCGATCGAGTACCGCGAGCGCGCCGGCGAAACCAAGCTCGACCCGATCCAGGGCGGCCTCGAGATCGGCCGCTCGATCGTCAAGGTCGCGCTCGAGGAGCGGCTTCGGGAGCTGCCACACCGGGCGGACTAG
- a CDS encoding GMC family oxidoreductase has protein sequence MSGRPPAESASPADGAADRSPVEDADVCVIGAGPAGGIVAERLAQAGREVVVLEAGPRFDFDDRLARQERAIRPAYDRPDVWDGDPERDAHSASGEWFYPLNHARVKGVGGSTLHWQGMVMRLHEDDFRSGTARGVGVDWPLEYDDLRPYYAEAERELGVAGGEDNPFAPPREEPFPMEAFPPSYSDGLFAEACDELGIEMHSVPNARNSESYDDRSACVGYGTCQPVCPSGAKYDATVHVERAERKGATVIDRAPVQRLEHGPDAIEAAVYATPDGEYRQAADAFVIACGGVETPRLLLLSKSSHYPDGLANSSGLVGRYFMDHLFAGMGGVLEEPTRQNHVGFLTSESHQFYDEADAEFAPFKLEFFNYDGPSPVEMALSGDDWGDDLLERLRSEYGNHVGLGGLVEQLPREDSYVALDYDRTDDRGNPVPDVHWNVGDRALRTIERVNEIQRELLEELGAEITWQVDAENTGPAYHHMGTTRMGTEPTESVVGPDLRTHDLENCWIASSSVFPTGGAMNPTLTIAALALKAADHVLESV, from the coding sequence GTGAGCGGGCGACCACCGGCCGAATCCGCAAGCCCCGCCGACGGCGCGGCCGACCGTTCGCCCGTCGAGGACGCCGACGTCTGCGTGATCGGCGCGGGACCGGCCGGCGGTATCGTCGCGGAGCGACTCGCACAGGCCGGCCGCGAGGTCGTCGTCCTCGAGGCGGGGCCGCGGTTCGACTTCGACGACAGGCTCGCCCGGCAAGAGCGTGCGATCCGGCCCGCATACGATCGACCGGACGTCTGGGACGGCGATCCCGAACGGGACGCCCACTCGGCGAGCGGCGAGTGGTTCTATCCGCTGAACCACGCCCGCGTGAAAGGCGTCGGCGGGTCGACGCTGCACTGGCAGGGGATGGTAATGCGCCTGCACGAGGACGACTTCCGCTCCGGGACGGCCCGCGGCGTCGGCGTCGACTGGCCGCTCGAGTACGACGACCTTCGTCCGTACTACGCCGAGGCCGAGCGGGAACTCGGCGTCGCCGGCGGCGAGGACAACCCCTTCGCGCCGCCCCGCGAGGAGCCGTTCCCGATGGAGGCGTTCCCGCCGTCCTACAGCGACGGGCTGTTCGCCGAGGCCTGCGACGAACTCGGGATCGAGATGCACTCGGTCCCCAACGCCCGCAACTCCGAATCCTACGACGATCGGAGCGCCTGCGTCGGCTACGGTACCTGCCAGCCGGTCTGTCCCTCCGGTGCGAAGTACGACGCGACGGTCCACGTCGAACGGGCCGAACGGAAGGGTGCGACGGTCATCGACCGCGCACCCGTTCAGCGACTCGAGCACGGCCCGGATGCGATCGAGGCGGCCGTCTACGCGACGCCCGACGGCGAGTACCGCCAGGCGGCGGACGCCTTCGTGATCGCCTGCGGCGGCGTCGAGACCCCGCGGCTGCTGTTGCTCTCGAAGTCGAGCCACTACCCCGACGGACTCGCGAACTCGAGCGGCCTGGTCGGCCGCTATTTCATGGACCACCTCTTCGCGGGGATGGGCGGCGTGCTCGAGGAACCGACGCGACAGAACCACGTCGGCTTCCTCACCAGCGAGTCCCACCAGTTCTACGACGAGGCCGACGCGGAGTTCGCGCCGTTCAAACTCGAGTTCTTCAACTACGACGGCCCCTCGCCGGTCGAGATGGCGCTTTCCGGCGACGACTGGGGCGACGACCTGCTCGAGCGGCTCCGCTCGGAGTACGGGAACCACGTCGGCCTGGGCGGGCTAGTCGAGCAACTCCCCCGCGAAGACAGCTACGTCGCGCTCGACTACGACCGCACCGACGACCGCGGCAATCCCGTGCCGGACGTCCACTGGAACGTGGGCGACCGGGCGCTGCGGACCATCGAACGCGTCAACGAGATCCAGCGGGAACTCCTCGAGGAACTGGGCGCGGAGATCACCTGGCAGGTCGACGCCGAGAACACCGGCCCGGCCTACCACCACATGGGGACGACCCGGATGGGCACGGAGCCGACGGAAAGCGTCGTCGGTCCGGACCTGCGGACCCACGACCTCGAGAACTGCTGGATCGCCTCGAGTTCCGTCTTCCCGACCGGTGGGGCGATGAACCCGACGCTGACGATCGCCGCGCTGGCGCTGAAGGCGGCGGATCACGTCCTCGAATCGGTCTGA
- a CDS encoding gluconate 2-dehydrogenase subunit 3 family protein has protein sequence MELTRRDAVAALAALGVGGAAVAGLDRSDWGASGDGDARAETVDADRIRETLLAAAEVVYPREVTGIEEFVGTFLEGRLEDPTHATALDETVAKVDELAEAWYGARFATLSTGGRESFLREVGADTADEDPDGTTAERVRYYVVNELLLALYASPTGGELVGIENPQGHPGGIDTYQRGPEP, from the coding sequence ATGGAGCTGACACGACGGGATGCGGTCGCGGCGCTTGCCGCGCTGGGGGTCGGCGGGGCCGCGGTGGCCGGCCTCGACCGGTCAGACTGGGGCGCAAGCGGGGACGGAGACGCCCGGGCGGAGACCGTCGACGCCGACCGGATCCGGGAGACGCTGCTCGCTGCCGCCGAGGTCGTCTACCCACGGGAGGTGACCGGCATCGAGGAGTTCGTCGGGACCTTCCTCGAGGGGCGACTCGAGGATCCGACCCACGCGACCGCGCTGGACGAGACGGTCGCAAAAGTCGACGAGTTGGCCGAGGCGTGGTACGGCGCCCGGTTCGCGACGCTCTCGACCGGTGGCCGGGAGTCGTTCCTCCGGGAAGTCGGAGCTGATACGGCCGACGAGGACCCCGACGGGACGACCGCCGAGCGGGTCCGGTACTACGTCGTCAACGAACTGTTGCTGGCGCTGTACGCCTCGCCGACCGGCGGCGAACTCGTCGGCATCGAGAACCCGCAGGGACACCCGGGCGGGATCGACACCTACCAGCGGGGGCCGGAGCCGTGA